In Acidobacteriota bacterium, a genomic segment contains:
- a CDS encoding peptidoglycan-binding domain-containing protein: MRRKWASVLVIALLMTLVSADVAAAKKSRSSRASSRSHLKRDARHGRASRAVARREKRGRGKYAVRGKRGRLLARARRQNRRRYEPQPTVAPGASRPAPGIPTERVTEIQNALIKAGHMDGPASGLYDDATIEAMKRFQAKNGLSQTGLPSAPLLKKLGVPKRSNNGYAAPVSTVSEKRPGQ; this comes from the coding sequence ATGCGACGAAAATGGGCTTCCGTTTTGGTGATCGCGTTGTTGATGACGCTGGTAAGCGCCGATGTAGCTGCTGCAAAGAAGTCCCGCTCCAGCCGCGCCTCTTCTCGTAGCCACCTGAAGCGAGACGCGCGTCATGGCCGGGCAAGCCGAGCCGTCGCGCGCCGTGAAAAACGCGGACGCGGCAAATACGCAGTACGTGGGAAGCGCGGCCGTCTTCTCGCACGCGCGCGCCGCCAAAATCGTAGAAGGTACGAGCCGCAGCCTACAGTCGCTCCTGGCGCTTCACGGCCGGCGCCCGGCATCCCAACCGAACGCGTGACCGAGATACAAAACGCGTTGATCAAGGCCGGCCACATGGACGGCCCGGCTTCGGGGCTATACGACGATGCCACGATCGAAGCGATGAAGCGGTTTCAGGCTAAGAACGGATTGTCACAAACCGGGTTACCTTCGGCGCCTTTGCTTAAGAAGTTGGGCGTTCCGAAACGCAGCAACAACGGTTATGCGGCGCCGGTCAGCACCGTAAGCGAGAAGCGGCCCGGGCAGTGA
- a CDS encoding TIGR00282 family metallophosphoesterase → MKVIIIGDVVGKPGRKILAATLTKLKERHEAEFVVANVENAAEGAGVVPKVGDEILNAGVDVMTSGNHIFDKREVIQYIENQPRLLRPANYAPDAPGKGLWLGSTASGTQVAVINIQGRVFMPPTDCPFRTADRLLAEIGKRASVIIVDHHAEATSEKLAMGRYLDGRVSVVVGTHTHVQTADEQILPGGTGYITDLGMTGPYDSVIGVESQLVITRFVRGLPIRYQTASQNPQLHGVVVEIDERTGKSVGILRLQVKE, encoded by the coding sequence ATGAAGGTCATCATAATAGGGGACGTGGTCGGCAAGCCGGGCCGCAAGATCCTCGCCGCGACGTTGACGAAATTGAAAGAACGGCACGAAGCGGAGTTCGTGGTTGCCAATGTCGAAAACGCCGCCGAAGGCGCCGGCGTAGTTCCGAAGGTCGGAGATGAGATTTTGAACGCCGGAGTCGATGTGATGACCTCGGGCAATCACATATTCGATAAGCGAGAAGTCATCCAGTACATAGAGAATCAGCCGCGTCTGCTTCGTCCCGCCAACTATGCGCCCGATGCTCCGGGAAAAGGGCTCTGGCTGGGTTCTACGGCATCGGGCACCCAGGTAGCGGTGATCAATATCCAAGGCCGCGTTTTCATGCCGCCCACCGATTGTCCCTTCAGGACCGCCGACCGCTTGTTAGCCGAGATCGGCAAGCGGGCATCGGTGATCATTGTCGATCATCACGCCGAAGCGACGTCGGAAAAACTGGCGATGGGGCGCTATCTTGACGGAAGAGTTTCAGTCGTAGTTGGCACACACACTCACGTTCAGACCGCGGACGAGCAGATACTGCCGGGCGGCACGGGCTACATAACTGATCTGGGAATGACTGGCCCTTACGACAGCGTAATCGGCGTCGAGTCGCAATTGGTGATCACGCGTTTCGTGCGCGGGTTGCCGATTCGTTACCAGACTGCAAGCCAGAATCCTCAGTTGCACGGCGTGGTCGTGGAGATTGACGAGCGAACGGGGAAGTCCGTCGGCATTTTGAGGCTACAGGTCAAGGAGTAG
- a CDS encoding acetyl ornithine aminotransferase family protein: protein MQTITKTTLPEIKTALPGPKAKELLNRDAKYISPSYTRSYPLVVQRGYGAIIEDVDGNTFLDFNAGVAVAALGHAHPEIAEVISRQAREFVHISGTDYYYPHQTALAEKLIQVTPGDFTKKVHYCNSGAEAMEAALKAVIYSTGRNKFIAFRGAFHGRTFGTLSLTASRAAQRKGFGPQTLDVTHVPYANPIRFPLERRSGESVGRRVARYIEQTIFKTTVSPEDCAAIVVEPIQGEGGYVVPPADFLPELRRICDEHGIALIVDEVQSGMGRTGKLWAVEHFGVVPDIMCMAKAIGGGLPLGVTLAREDLMRWHAGAHASTFGGNPVAIAAAMKTFEILENGVMKNAAEMGAYMMDRLRELQHKHAPIAEVRGLGLMIGVEIARDRDATEPWTEVRDKIVIECFNRGLVIQGAGESAVRFSPPLIVDREQVDFAVHTLDASIERSLK from the coding sequence ATGCAAACCATCACTAAGACAACACTGCCTGAGATAAAGACCGCTCTTCCCGGACCGAAAGCGAAAGAGCTACTCAATCGTGACGCGAAGTATATTTCGCCAAGCTACACGCGAAGCTACCCGCTTGTGGTGCAGCGCGGCTACGGGGCGATCATCGAAGACGTTGACGGCAACACGTTCCTCGATTTCAACGCGGGTGTCGCGGTCGCCGCGCTCGGGCACGCACATCCCGAGATCGCCGAAGTGATCAGCCGCCAGGCGCGCGAGTTTGTTCACATATCCGGCACCGACTACTACTATCCACATCAAACAGCGCTCGCCGAGAAATTGATTCAAGTAACGCCGGGCGACTTCACAAAGAAAGTTCACTACTGCAACTCGGGAGCTGAAGCCATGGAGGCGGCGTTGAAGGCCGTGATCTATTCAACCGGCCGCAATAAGTTCATCGCTTTTCGCGGGGCGTTTCACGGACGCACCTTTGGCACTCTTTCGTTGACTGCATCGCGAGCGGCGCAGCGCAAGGGGTTCGGCCCGCAGACGCTCGACGTAACGCACGTGCCTTACGCGAACCCGATTCGCTTTCCACTCGAGCGCCGTTCGGGAGAAAGCGTCGGCCGCCGTGTCGCGCGTTACATCGAACAAACGATCTTCAAGACCACCGTCTCACCCGAAGACTGCGCCGCGATCGTAGTCGAGCCGATCCAGGGTGAAGGCGGCTACGTTGTGCCGCCGGCGGACTTCCTGCCAGAGCTTCGGCGAATCTGCGATGAGCACGGTATCGCGCTCATCGTCGATGAAGTCCAATCTGGCATGGGCCGTACAGGAAAGCTGTGGGCAGTAGAGCACTTCGGCGTCGTGCCCGACATAATGTGCATGGCGAAAGCCATCGGAGGCGGGCTGCCGTTAGGCGTGACGCTCGCGCGAGAGGACTTGATGCGCTGGCACGCCGGCGCGCACGCTTCCACATTTGGCGGAAATCCCGTCGCAATCGCAGCCGCGATGAAGACGTTCGAGATACTCGAGAACGGCGTGATGAAGAACGCCGCCGAGATGGGCGCTTATATGATGGACCGCTTGCGCGAGCTTCAACACAAGCATGCGCCAATCGCGGAGGTTCGTGGTCTAGGTTTGATGATCGGAGTCGAGATCGCCCGTGACCGCGACGCGACAGAACCGTGGACAGAGGTGCGCGACAAGATCGTGATCGAATGCTTCAATCGCGGGCTTGTGATCCAGGGCGCGGGAGAGTCTGCAGTGCGATTCTCGCCGCCGTTGATAGTAGATCGGGAGCAGGTGGACTTCGCAGTGCACACACTCGACGCTTCAATCGAGAGGTCGCTGAAATAA
- a CDS encoding GGDEF domain-containing protein produces MQDEAVRTSIFEAAMRLHESLDASEIVARALEFLPKLVDAQSWAVFIKTEQANRLELVRAINATELPVGPFVEIEQAPLPIARAVNEHRTIIANSGGERSSTGTPLEDELAALCVPLIANGRLVGAVQASRKSGEGDAFNQEEARIVELMCASLARALANAIDYHDATRQTLIDDLTRLYNVRYLYQTLEGEIRRARRYGSAVSVVFMDLDGFKLVNDAYGHRAGSATLTEVAQVITRSVRDSDFVARYGGDEFVLMLPETPAERALQMAERVRLWIAGHRFKGGVGADIYLTASFGVASFPEHATQAEKLIELADAAMYEAKQRDKNNVRLAAS; encoded by the coding sequence ATGCAAGACGAGGCAGTTAGAACATCGATCTTTGAAGCTGCGATGCGGCTGCATGAATCGCTGGATGCGAGCGAGATCGTAGCCCGAGCGTTGGAGTTCCTTCCGAAGTTGGTGGACGCCCAGTCGTGGGCGGTGTTCATCAAGACAGAGCAGGCTAATCGGCTGGAGCTTGTCCGGGCGATCAACGCGACGGAACTGCCGGTCGGCCCGTTTGTAGAGATCGAACAGGCGCCGCTCCCGATAGCTCGCGCTGTCAATGAGCACAGGACGATCATAGCCAACAGCGGTGGCGAGCGCTCGTCGACGGGCACGCCGCTAGAGGATGAGCTTGCGGCGTTGTGCGTTCCACTGATCGCGAATGGTCGTCTGGTCGGCGCGGTGCAGGCAAGCCGGAAAAGCGGTGAGGGCGATGCCTTCAATCAAGAGGAGGCGCGGATAGTTGAACTAATGTGCGCTTCGCTGGCCAGGGCGTTGGCGAATGCAATCGACTACCACGACGCTACGCGGCAAACGCTGATTGATGACCTGACTCGGCTATACAACGTGCGCTATCTGTACCAGACGCTCGAGGGTGAGATCCGCAGAGCGCGCCGCTACGGGTCGGCGGTTTCAGTAGTGTTTATGGATCTGGACGGTTTCAAGCTGGTCAACGATGCTTATGGTCACCGGGCGGGGAGCGCCACTCTGACCGAAGTCGCCCAGGTTATTACCCGGTCGGTCCGAGATTCGGACTTTGTGGCCCGGTACGGCGGCGATGAGTTTGTATTGATGCTGCCCGAGACCCCGGCCGAACGCGCGCTTCAGATGGCTGAAAGAGTGCGTTTGTGGATAGCGGGTCACCGCTTCAAAGGCGGCGTCGGGGCAGACATTTATTTGACGGCGAGCTTCGGCGTCGCAAGCTTTCCCGAGCACGCTACCCAGGCGGAAAAGCTGATCGAGCTTGCCGATGCAGCGATGTACGAAGCCAAGCAGCGCGACAAGAACAACGTTCGGCTCGCCGCGTCCTAA
- a CDS encoding rod shape-determining protein, whose protein sequence is MRLRNLFNPFSSDLAIDLGTANTLVFAKGRGIVVSEPSIVAINKITNKVEAVGKEAKEMLGRTPGNIIAIRPMKDGVIADFEVTEKMLQHFIRKAHNGRSWVSPRVVIGVPGEITQVERRAVEDAAYRAKASKVYLVAEAMAAAIGAGLPITEPYGNMIVDIGGGTTDIAVISLSGIVYSRAVRVAGNELDEAIIQYIKRKYNLLIGERTAESIKIELGSAWPCEEPIQMEIKGRNLIEGVPRTLTITDEEVREALADPISTIVNAVRVALERTPPELSADIAERGIVLTGGGALLKGIDKRLMHETGVPVSLAENPLSSVALGTGKMLADFDLLSRVSWENTMLHRGL, encoded by the coding sequence ATGAGACTGAGAAATCTATTCAACCCTTTCTCTAGCGACCTGGCTATCGATCTGGGAACCGCGAACACTCTTGTGTTTGCCAAGGGACGTGGCATCGTCGTCAGCGAACCTTCAATCGTCGCCATCAACAAGATAACCAATAAAGTAGAAGCCGTCGGCAAAGAAGCCAAGGAGATGCTCGGCCGAACGCCCGGCAACATCATAGCGATCAGGCCTATGAAGGATGGAGTGATCGCCGATTTCGAGGTGACCGAGAAGATGCTGCAGCACTTCATCCGGAAAGCCCACAACGGCCGCTCCTGGGTGTCGCCGCGCGTCGTCATTGGAGTGCCCGGCGAGATCACACAGGTTGAGCGCCGCGCGGTTGAGGACGCGGCTTATCGGGCGAAAGCATCGAAGGTCTATCTGGTAGCCGAAGCGATGGCGGCGGCGATCGGCGCCGGACTCCCCATCACCGAGCCCTACGGCAACATGATCGTCGACATCGGCGGCGGCACGACCGACATCGCAGTCATATCGCTTTCCGGCATCGTCTATTCTCGCGCAGTGCGCGTAGCCGGTAACGAGCTGGATGAAGCGATCATCCAGTACATAAAACGAAAGTACAATCTTCTAATCGGCGAGCGCACCGCCGAGTCCATCAAGATTGAGCTTGGCTCGGCCTGGCCATGCGAGGAGCCGATCCAGATGGAGATCAAGGGGCGCAACTTGATTGAGGGCGTTCCTCGCACGTTAACGATAACCGACGAAGAGGTGCGCGAAGCGTTGGCCGATCCAATCTCGACTATCGTGAACGCGGTACGTGTTGCTCTCGAGCGAACGCCTCCCGAGTTGTCGGCGGATATTGCTGAGCGCGGCATTGTGCTCACCGGCGGCGGTGCGCTGCTAAAAGGAATTGACAAACGTTTGATGCACGAGACAGGAGTGCCCGTATCGCTGGCCGAGAACCCCCTTTCCTCGGTCGCGCTCGGGACCGGCAAGATGCTCGCCGACTTCGACCTGCTCAGCCGAGTGAGCTGGGAAAACACTATGCTCCACCGCGGGCTGTGA
- the mreC gene encoding rod shape-determining protein MreC: MSANTAQQKTPWILAALLLSQVVLMSTNARHPDSEQSVLRIWLVTAFAPIVHAADSVLSSIKGTGASYIDVRHAREENVELREKVERLTAELNKELERAAALDSLRRQLALPTHPEYGKLAANVISRDASLWFRRLTIDRGTLDGVKRDMPVATAGGIVGRVISVGPNFAMVQAITDKHAGVGAMLQTSRAMGEVRGVDNDRCELRNISSSENVEPGESIVTTGLDRIYPKGLLVGTVERVEADPNGPWHKIIVKPAAPVDRVEHLLILLVDQKDLKLGEGK, from the coding sequence ATGAGTGCAAACACTGCACAGCAGAAAACACCCTGGATACTAGCCGCACTGTTGCTCTCGCAGGTAGTGCTGATGTCGACAAACGCTCGGCATCCCGACAGTGAGCAATCCGTCCTGCGCATTTGGCTCGTGACGGCTTTCGCACCGATTGTCCACGCCGCCGACTCCGTTCTTTCCTCGATCAAAGGGACCGGCGCCAGCTACATCGATGTCCGGCACGCTCGCGAAGAGAACGTCGAGCTTCGCGAAAAAGTCGAGCGGTTGACAGCCGAGTTGAACAAGGAGCTCGAGCGTGCCGCCGCGCTCGATTCGCTGCGCAGGCAACTCGCCCTGCCAACGCACCCAGAGTATGGCAAGCTTGCTGCTAACGTGATCTCGCGCGACGCAAGCCTGTGGTTCCGCCGCTTGACCATAGATCGCGGAACGCTCGACGGAGTTAAGCGCGACATGCCCGTGGCGACAGCCGGCGGCATCGTTGGTCGAGTCATCTCAGTAGGACCCAACTTTGCGATGGTGCAGGCGATCACCGACAAACACGCCGGCGTGGGAGCGATGCTTCAAACCTCGCGCGCGATGGGAGAGGTTCGCGGGGTCGACAATGATCGTTGCGAGCTGAGGAACATCTCGTCCAGCGAGAACGTGGAACCCGGCGAGTCGATCGTGACGACCGGTCTCGATCGGATTTACCCAAAGGGGTTGCTGGTGGGCACAGTGGAGCGCGTTGAAGCTGACCCCAACGGACCTTGGCACAAGATCATCGTCAAACCAGCGGCGCCTGTCGATCGCGTCGAGCATCTGTTGATACTTTTGGTTGACCAGAAGGATTTGAAGCTTGGTGAAGGGAAATGA
- the mreD gene encoding rod shape-determining protein MreD: MQTFKIALTIVVALLLQMLLPNYVRFFQYIDLALLVTVYFSLQRAPVIGMVTGMIAGLGGDAVGGGILGVGGFSKTLIGYLVGAASVRLSLENPLARLSVVAVASAGNTVLFVGLNQMLEQTLPHVSTWAEFGATIGWKMLGDTVASIILFVVLDRVFSEQATARRMAIRKRFYE, translated from the coding sequence GTGCAGACCTTCAAAATCGCCCTGACCATTGTCGTTGCGCTCTTGCTACAGATGCTTCTTCCCAATTATGTGAGGTTCTTTCAATACATCGACCTGGCCCTGCTGGTGACGGTGTACTTCAGTCTGCAGCGCGCGCCAGTGATTGGGATGGTGACTGGAATGATAGCGGGGCTCGGCGGAGATGCGGTTGGAGGGGGCATCCTCGGCGTTGGAGGATTCTCCAAGACGCTGATAGGCTATCTCGTGGGCGCCGCGAGCGTGAGGCTTTCGCTCGAGAATCCGCTGGCGCGGTTGTCAGTCGTTGCCGTCGCTTCGGCCGGAAACACGGTGTTGTTTGTAGGGCTGAACCAGATGCTTGAACAGACGCTGCCGCATGTTTCCACGTGGGCGGAGTTCGGCGCGACGATAGGGTGGAAGATGCTAGGCGATACCGTGGCATCGATCATTCTGTTTGTGGTGCTCGACCGGGTTTTCTCAGAACAGGCGACCGCGCGGCGCATGGCGATAAGGAAGCGATTCTATGAGTAG
- the mrdA gene encoding penicillin-binding protein 2 — protein MSSTNAREEGFNLELRVYLIQYLVLAVFIALGIRFYVLQVARHEDYQARAENNRIRDIPIPASRGAIFDRNENLLVDNASAFNVVVTPEDITNKEDTVNALVQNLDIDRGELLVELNDPLRPKSQPILVKQNASLADRAWVAAHELEHPEITIDQQPQRVYKYGKLAAHLLGYIGQVNPKQLENPEFKAAGYKSGDIVGQDGIEKKYDRELRGQDGMRRVIVDSRGMPKAELARIEPIKGQDIILTLDLDLQKVAEQQFYSKNETGAAVVLNPQNGEILAMVSVPSFDPNVFARNVVSTGSRKEVAAIVNDPSHPMYNKAIQGIYPTGSTWKILMATAALEEGTITLKNSRIVCGGGIQVGNRFVHCGKNHGMPDIHAAIVHSCDGYFYRLGLKMGVDIIHDWVTRFGMGQRTGVDLPGEVRGIIPSREWKKRVNPRDPVWKDFDTVLASIGQGSVAVPPIQLIRAEAGIVIGGEFHTPHLFKQAKETQLGAVKYYDDKPTEVKLSELTIETVDYGMWGVINEGGTASGVGFPREINAGGKTGTAQVIAKEKVRGKEHKDHSWFISFAPMHTDQKPEIGVVCITENGGWGASASAPKVKMIEAAYFSKKLGRPILPELVALKTQPKRETTRPATGAPAKPNADPKRRPGTP, from the coding sequence ATGAGTAGCACCAACGCGAGAGAAGAAGGATTCAATCTGGAACTGCGAGTGTACTTGATCCAGTACCTGGTGCTGGCCGTGTTTATCGCGCTCGGCATTCGCTTCTACGTCCTTCAAGTCGCGCGGCACGAAGATTACCAGGCGCGCGCCGAGAACAATCGAATCCGCGACATTCCAATCCCTGCGTCGCGCGGCGCGATATTTGACCGCAACGAGAACCTGCTGGTCGACAACGCGTCCGCGTTCAACGTAGTAGTCACTCCGGAGGACATAACCAACAAGGAGGACACGGTCAATGCCCTGGTTCAAAATCTGGATATTGATCGAGGCGAGTTGTTGGTTGAGTTGAATGATCCCCTGCGCCCGAAATCACAGCCGATACTGGTCAAGCAGAATGCCTCGCTCGCCGATCGAGCGTGGGTTGCGGCTCACGAACTCGAGCATCCTGAGATAACGATCGACCAACAGCCGCAGCGGGTCTACAAGTACGGCAAGCTGGCCGCGCACCTTCTCGGCTACATCGGCCAGGTCAACCCGAAGCAACTCGAGAATCCGGAATTCAAAGCAGCGGGATACAAATCGGGCGACATCGTCGGACAGGACGGGATCGAAAAAAAATACGACCGCGAGCTCCGAGGCCAGGACGGGATGCGTCGCGTGATCGTCGATAGCCGAGGCATGCCCAAGGCCGAGCTCGCCCGCATCGAGCCGATTAAGGGTCAGGACATCATCCTCACGCTGGATCTCGATCTACAGAAGGTTGCAGAGCAACAGTTCTATTCCAAGAACGAGACCGGTGCGGCGGTAGTGCTGAACCCGCAGAACGGCGAGATACTCGCGATGGTTTCGGTCCCCAGCTTCGACCCGAATGTGTTCGCGCGCAACGTCGTGTCGACCGGGAGCCGCAAGGAAGTGGCCGCGATCGTCAATGATCCGTCGCACCCGATGTACAACAAGGCGATTCAGGGTATCTATCCAACGGGCTCGACCTGGAAGATCTTGATGGCCACCGCGGCGCTCGAAGAAGGAACCATTACGCTGAAGAACTCCCGGATCGTGTGCGGAGGCGGCATCCAGGTAGGCAATCGCTTCGTTCACTGCGGCAAGAATCACGGCATGCCAGACATCCATGCCGCGATAGTGCACTCGTGCGACGGCTATTTCTACAGGCTTGGACTCAAGATGGGCGTCGACATAATCCACGACTGGGTGACCCGTTTCGGTATGGGGCAGCGAACCGGAGTCGATCTGCCCGGCGAAGTGAGAGGAATAATCCCGAGCCGCGAATGGAAGAAGCGGGTCAATCCTCGCGATCCGGTATGGAAGGACTTTGACACCGTGCTCGCATCGATCGGGCAGGGCTCGGTTGCGGTCCCGCCGATTCAATTGATTCGAGCCGAAGCCGGAATCGTGATCGGTGGCGAGTTCCACACGCCGCATTTATTCAAACAAGCGAAGGAGACGCAGCTTGGTGCGGTCAAGTACTACGACGACAAGCCCACCGAAGTGAAACTGTCAGAACTCACGATCGAGACAGTTGACTACGGCATGTGGGGAGTGATCAACGAGGGCGGCACGGCCAGCGGCGTTGGGTTTCCGCGCGAGATCAACGCAGGCGGCAAGACCGGCACCGCGCAGGTGATCGCCAAGGAAAAGGTACGCGGAAAAGAACATAAGGACCATTCGTGGTTCATAAGTTTCGCTCCCATGCACACCGATCAGAAGCCGGAGATCGGGGTTGTTTGCATAACTGAAAACGGGGGCTGGGGAGCTTCAGCATCTGCTCCAAAGGTGAAGATGATCGAAGCCGCCTACTTTTCAAAGAAGCTTGGCCGCCCGATACTTCCCGAGTTGGTCGCGCTGAAAACGCAGCCGAAACGGGAGACAACTCGTCCGGCTACGGGCGCTCCGGCAAAGCCCAATGCCGATCCTAAGCGCCGCCCGGGCACGCCGTGA
- a CDS encoding FtsW/RodA/SpoVE family cell cycle protein: MVDIQRKFKDVDWLLLLAPIALTAFGCVGISSSAPDGSFVKKQIFSLGIGLAIAIAIMFTDYRKIVMNIAPFFYAAVLILLVVVLVWGTQINGNKAWLRIAGFSLQPSEFAKAATILMLARHLAHQRQTSLSIKDMLIMAAIVMPPLILVYAEHDTGTTLTFGAILGTFYFLGGMRKVFLGIGVVAVAVGLVAVYPHLKRYQIERINVIIHPEEADPRGFGYQTIQSVIAVGSGGVLGKGIGHGTQGRLGFLPFAWTDFIAAVIAEETGLIGVLLMMVLYLVLIWRLIAVAKASRERSGSLIVMGFVGLIAFHILCNLGMVVALMPIMGIPLPLMSYGGTAVMAMFIGVGLALSVRMRRFVN; the protein is encoded by the coding sequence ATGGTTGATATCCAAAGGAAATTCAAAGACGTAGATTGGTTGCTGTTGCTGGCGCCGATAGCTCTAACCGCGTTTGGCTGCGTGGGGATAAGCAGCAGCGCGCCGGACGGCAGCTTCGTTAAGAAGCAAATCTTCTCGCTCGGGATCGGCCTGGCGATCGCGATAGCGATAATGTTCACCGACTACCGCAAGATCGTCATGAATATCGCGCCGTTTTTCTATGCCGCGGTCTTGATTCTGCTTGTTGTGGTGTTGGTTTGGGGAACGCAGATCAACGGAAACAAAGCATGGCTGCGTATTGCCGGTTTCAGCTTGCAACCGAGCGAGTTCGCGAAAGCCGCGACCATTCTTATGCTCGCTCGTCACCTGGCTCATCAGCGCCAGACATCGCTTTCGATCAAAGACATGCTCATCATGGCCGCGATAGTCATGCCGCCGCTTATACTGGTTTACGCCGAGCACGACACGGGCACGACGCTCACCTTCGGAGCGATACTTGGAACGTTCTACTTTCTTGGGGGCATGCGGAAAGTATTTTTGGGGATCGGCGTTGTCGCGGTAGCCGTCGGATTGGTTGCGGTGTATCCCCACCTCAAGCGCTACCAGATCGAACGCATCAACGTAATCATTCACCCGGAGGAGGCCGACCCGAGGGGATTCGGATACCAGACGATTCAATCGGTGATAGCGGTCGGTTCAGGCGGCGTGCTAGGGAAGGGAATCGGCCACGGCACTCAAGGCCGCCTGGGGTTCTTGCCGTTCGCGTGGACGGACTTCATTGCCGCGGTGATCGCCGAAGAGACCGGACTGATCGGAGTGCTGCTGATGATGGTGCTGTACCTGGTGCTCATCTGGCGGCTGATAGCGGTGGCTAAAGCCTCGCGCGAGCGGTCAGGCTCGCTGATCGTGATGGGCTTCGTGGGATTGATAGCGTTTCACATTCTGTGCAATCTTGGGATGGTCGTGGCGCTGATGCCCATAATGGGAATCCCGCTCCCGCTGATGAGCTACGGCGGCACCGCGGTGATGGCTATGTTCATAGGTGTGGGGTTGGCGCTGAGCGTGAGGATGAGACGGTTTGTGAATTAA
- a CDS encoding Uma2 family endonuclease, with protein MTAQILEQERPFTVALDFHSVRLTEEQFYQLCQDNDDLRLELTAEGELIIMPPTGGTTGSRNADITFQIVLWAKKDGTGLSFDSSTMFILPNGAKRSPDASWVSRERWDALSEEQRERFVPLCPDFVLELRSATDRLSFLQDKTQEYIANGAQLGLLIDPQSKQAYVYRPNQPVECLDNPQSISGEPALPGFALDLKDIW; from the coding sequence GTGACAGCACAGATTCTAGAACAAGAAAGGCCGTTCACCGTGGCTCTGGATTTCCATTCTGTCAGATTGACGGAAGAGCAGTTTTATCAACTCTGTCAGGACAACGACGACCTGCGTCTTGAACTCACTGCAGAGGGAGAGCTGATCATTATGCCTCCAACTGGCGGAACCACAGGTTCGCGCAATGCAGACATCACTTTTCAGATTGTGCTTTGGGCAAAGAAGGACGGCACGGGGCTGAGTTTCGACTCTTCGACCATGTTTATTTTACCCAACGGCGCCAAGCGTTCTCCAGATGCCTCCTGGGTCAGCCGAGAAAGATGGGACGCACTCTCTGAAGAACAGCGCGAGAGGTTTGTTCCGCTCTGTCCTGACTTCGTTTTGGAGTTGCGCTCTGCGACGGATCGGTTGTCGTTTCTGCAGGACAAGACGCAGGAATATATCGCGAACGGCGCGCAGTTGGGACTGTTGATCGATCCCCAATCGAAACAAGCCTATGTCTACCGTCCGAATCAGCCCGTCGAATGCCTAGACAATCCGCAGAGCATCTCAGGTGAGCCGGCGCTGCCAGGTTTTGCTTTGGACCTGAAGGATATTTGGTGA